A DNA window from Oscarella lobularis chromosome 8, ooOscLobu1.1, whole genome shotgun sequence contains the following coding sequences:
- the LOC136189944 gene encoding uncharacterized protein, whose product MTLFLSLLVRLATTLMIFRLHQVCGVGCQATSWSACSSSCGKGKRSRMITSFNNSDCSSFKSSEDCWNTDCGRINMKNAVAIHGPLGTVNGLVPSLAIDGNTVTCTSTRSKFPWLRVELKTAYLITSVKAFFWQGYIAIVRVGSNLKNYGNANPQCGQRITISAQTWSRATCSPPLWGRYINVQMLSSIPRYLEVCELRATYKLDVGILYKDSSVASGKVYVSAGKTLRFPVLCGVNPDPTNFNSLLNIQWKYGNNGNVIPLSSSNSDVTQSKMENLTSLHIRKAPSDGQLYSCHFNWIDNTTKSLAFTLLINADCRWSEWSHCSGSCGVGRRNRTADDSVRRLQGKKCTGPSDELCFTNIPCAPTPFRRKVTAEIGSKATLECKASQQNGLSMPVIAFEWFKNMLNVTTLSSSSVKLTNGEYRGSFTFASVKRSDARSSYTCKARGKYGLSAPSAEMTLNVTYAPYNIKISADSETFVKGQRLNLRCSARANPPPRYSWQKNGVQLPRRSSQLLFSSLKYSDNGTYKCTASNSVGSSASSEFLLIVNGPPGECTILSVESTIGTRVALTVHCLINRNASVTNYRVFYRVLSEAWSSIVVTKALPIEVSDLILLAKYEFKVSAGNEHGYGPNSSTIEVQTAEGAPSAPLNLDSMSLTSTSEMITWSLPKHRNGMIRNYVLFYWKVAEGKDSYNPMIANKSSTTLSAILRDLEESVRYNVSVCAVTISQGPCNSIIIRENTEEVKSPGPLSEEIDECPGAPLFSSIAVVSTVLFAITLIALIFFVVMYVRLQKMLKKSSCTGDKKNIYEMPSKVDGKGDIVPHPMRQSSAYGETTTFKKQNADDSADRTYAEIGMPKNVN is encoded by the exons ATGACTTTGTTTCTTTCGTTGCTGGTGAGACTGGCAACGACACTGATGATTTTTCGGCTTCATCAAGTCTGTGGAG TTGGTTGTCAAGCAACTTCGTGGTCAGCGTGTTCATCGTCGTGCGGGAAAGGGAAACGGTCGAGGATGATTACTTCATTCAACAACAGTGACTGCTCCTCTTTCAAGTCATCAGAAGACTGTTGGAATACAGATT GCGGAAGAATCAATATGAAGAATGCCGTTGCTATTCATGGGCCATTGGGTACAGTAAACGGATTGGTTCCCTCTCTGGCAATTGATGGTAACACCGTTACATGCACTTCAACGCGCTCAAAGTTTCCGTGGCTACGAGTCGAATTGAAGACCGCTTACTTAATTACAAGCgtcaaagcgtttttttggcAAGGATACATCGCGATAGTGCGAGTGGGTAGTAATTTGAAGAATTATGGCAATGCCAATCCACAGTGCGGTCAACGAATAACAATTTCAGCTCAAACGTGGAGTCGAGCTACGTGCTCTCCTCCACTCTGGGGCCGATACATTAACGTGCAAATGCTTTCATCAATACCACGTTATTTAGAAGTGTGTGAATTGAGAGCAACTTACA AACTGGACGTCGGCATTCTCTACAAGGATTCGTCGGTTGCGTCCGGAAAAGTTTACGTGTCTGCTGGGAAAACGCTTCGGTTTCCCGTTCTGTGCGGCGTCAATCCAGATCCAACCAACTTCAATTCACTTCTCAACATTCAATGGAAATATGGCAACAATGGTAACGTGATTCCTTTGTCGTCATCGAATTCTGATGTTACACAATCTAAAATGGAGAATCTGACTAGTCTACATATAAGAAAAGCTCCATCAGATGGTCAATTGTACTCGTGTCATTTTAATTGGATTGACAACACAACAAAAAGTCTTGCGTTCACTCTGCTTATCAACG CTGATTGCAGGTGGAGTGAGTGGTCACATTGTTCTGGATCATGTGGTGtgggaagaagaaatcgaacagCAGACGATTCTGTAAGAAGACTTCAAGGGAAAAAGTGCACTGGACCTTCAGACGAATTGTGTTTCACGAATATTCCGT GCGCTCCCACTCCTTTTCGCCGTAAAGTGACTGCTGAGATAGGAAGCAAGGCTACGTTAGAGTGTAAGGCATCGCAACAAAACGGACTGTCGATGCCTGTCATCGCCTTTGAGTGGTTCAAAAATATGTTAAATGTAACGACACTTTCTAGTTCGTCTGTCAAACTGACAAACGGAGAATACCGAGGGAGTTTTACGTTTGCATCTGTCAAAAGGTCAGACGCAAGGTCATCATACACGTGCAAAGCTCGTGGAAAATATGGTCTCAGTGCACCATCGGCGGAAATGACGCTTAATGTCACGT ATGCTCCTTATAATATTAAAATATCAGCGGATTCGGAAACGTTTGTGAAAGGACAACGTCTAAATCTAAGATGCAGTGCCAGAGCcaatcctcctcctcgatATTCGTGGCAGAAAAACGGCGTCCAGTTACCAAGGCGATCGTCACAGTTGCTTTTTTCAAGCTTAAAATACTCTGACAACGGTACGTACAAGTGCACAGCGAGCAATTCAGTAGGATCATCTGCATCcagcgaatttcttcttatTGTTAACG GACCTCCGGGAGAGTGCACCATTTTGTCAGTTGAAAGTACTATCGGTACTCGCGTGGCTTTGACTGTTCATTGTCTCATCAACAGAAACGCCTCTGTTACTAACTACAGGGTATTCTATAGAGTCTTGTCAGAAGCTTGGTCGTCGATAGTTGTTACAAAAGCTTTACCAATCGAGGTCTCAGATTTGATTCTATTGGCGAAGTACGAATTCAAAGTGAGCGCGGGAAACGAGCATGGATATGGGCCGAACAGCAGCACAATCGAAGTGCAGACAGCTGAAGGAG CTCCGTCTGCTCCTTTGAATTTGGACTCGATGTCATTGACGTCCACTTCAGAGATGATAACATGGAGTCTTCCTAAACATCGGAACGGAATGATTAGAAACTATGTTTTGTTCTATTGGAAAGTTGCCGAAGGAAAGGATTCTTATAACCCCATGATCGCTAATAAATCAAGCACAACTCTTTCGGCGATTCTACGTGATCTTGAAGAGTCTGTCAGATACAACGTTTCG GTTTGCGCCGTCACGATTTCTCAGGGGCCATGTAATAGTATCATAATTAGAGAAAATACAGAAGAGGTTAAATCACCCGGGCCTCTAAGTGAAGAAATAGACGAGTGTCCTGGAGCGCCTTTGTTTAGCTCTATTGCAGTTGTTTCTACAGTTCTATTTGCCATTACTCTTATCGccttgattttcttcgtcgtgaTGTATGTTCGACTTCAAAAGATGCTGAAGAAGTCCTCCTGTACTGGTGacaagaaaaatatttacgAAATGCCTAGCAAAGTGGACGGTAAAGGGGACATCGTGCCTCATCCAATGAGGCAGTCGAGCGCATATGGAGAAACAACAACTTTCAAGAAACAAAACG CTGATGATTCTGCTGACCGAACGTATGCAGAAATTGGTATGCCAAAGAATGTCAATTAG